In Ostrea edulis chromosome 4, xbOstEdul1.1, whole genome shotgun sequence, a single window of DNA contains:
- the LOC130053959 gene encoding uncharacterized protein LOC130053959, producing MSSKSAKTTLDTFNEILEDKNDVCSLREEKTDTNNRGYKILSGIKNTMSDRASTEKKFNELLEEYRSNILPNVIEGWIDMTEDEHRSVSRMNNFFCGLHLLVGAADTCAETLRKYEACSFKGEKVGARCEDSDEIVSQEAGVIRLIRTCSKAFGRGMDEKSGCFLDFQTYCSQHKVPTLFVRYRHNRFNIFFLLAQYVYFHRERIIDFLKEKHGATNRLLSTILCDVQVPLFISGCRVLGLISKLITAPLWHLIEQDSHILGMNRHFLELYTVSSPQMLVSFMNGNSPFPDMVEHDSILHELTRVKDSEDSVQAESIAQTLFTSLKRLLERQLKDQLPGGKYANASDEIKKETLSTL from the coding sequence ATGTCATCGAAAAGTGCAAAAACAACCTTAGacactttcaatgaaatactgGAGGACAAAAATGATGTTTGTTCATTAAGAGAGGAAAAGACTGACACAAACAATAGAGGATACAAAATTCTATCTGGAATCAAAAATACAATGTCAGACAGAGCTTCGACTGAGAAAAAGTTCAATGAGCTACTCGAAGAATACAGATCAAACATTCTCCCCAATGTAATTGAAGGCTGGATAGACATGACAGAGGATGAACACAGATCTGTTAGTAGAATGAACAATTTTTTCTGTGGACTTCATTTGTTAGTGGGAGCTGCTGACACGTGTGCTGAGACACTAAGAAAATATGAAGCTTGCAGTTTTAAAGGTGAAAAAGTGGGAGCTCGATGTGAAGATAGTGACGAGATTGTGTCCCAAGAAGCAGGTGTCATCAGGCTCATCAGGACATGTAGCAAGGCATTTGGAAGAGGGATGGACGAAAAGAGTGGATGCTTTTTAGACTTTCAAACATACTGCTCTCAACATAAAGTTCCAACACTTTTTGTGCGTTACAGACACAACCGgttcaacattttctttttattagcACAGTATGTGTACTTCCATCGTGAGAGAATCATCGATTTCTTGAAGGAAAAGCATGGTGCCACTAACCGCCTTTTGAGCACCATACTTTGTGATGTGCAAGTGCCTCTATTCATTTCTGGTTGTCGAGTACTAGGACTAATTTCTAAACTTATTACAGCACCCTTGTGGCACCTAATTGAGCAAGATAGTCATATTTTGGGCATGAACAGGCATTTTCTTGAACTTTACACAGTGAGCAGTCCACAGATGCTAGTGAGTTTTATGAATGGAAACAGCCCATTTCCAGATATGGTGGAACATGACTCCATTTTGCATGAACTGACTCGGGTTAAAGACTCTGAAGATTCTGTCCAAGCCGAATCCATTGCACAAACTTTGTTCACAAGCTTAAAGAGGTTGTTAGAGAGACAATTGAAGGACCAGTTACCAGGAGGAAAATATGCTAATGCAAGTGACGAAATTAAAAAGGAAACGCTGTCAACATTGTAG
- the LOC125668862 gene encoding uncharacterized protein LOC125668862 produces MPPVILKRRHTLKGKNLIPLVRKMKSATGGRIQTLARVKSTLSIEEMTRSEVISAFREITGEDEKEILELAQREVTDANLRHLLHFAIVHANEVGQPAAQNLQPLEQEDNQLREGEEIQPERAKVSVTATRTLTTEKEVEKIKEKVRLLVLQNPVNM; encoded by the exons ATGCCGCCCGTAATATTGAAGCGGAGACACACTTTGAAGGGAAAAAATTTAATTCCCCTCGTTCGGAAAATGAAGTCCGCCACGGGAGGGAGGATTCAGACCCTGGCTAGGGTAAAGAGCACATTATCAATTGAAGAAATGACCAGGTCAGAGGTTATTTCGGCGTTCAGAGAGATAACGGGGGAAGATGAGAAGGAGATCCTGGAATTGGCACAGAGGGAGGTGACGGATGCTAACCTCCGCCACCTGCTGCACTTTGCTATAGTGCATGCTAATGAGGTGGGACAGCCCGCAGCGCAAAATTTGCAGCCTTTG GAACAGGAAGATAATCAGTTGCGAGAGGGAGAAGAAATTCAGCCGGAAAGGGCTAAAGTCTCTGTTACAGCTACGAGAACGCTGACAACAGAAAAGGAGgtggaaaaaattaaagaaaaggTGAGGCTTTTAGTCCTCCAAAATCCGGTGAATATGTGA